The nucleotide sequence GTGAAGCTGCCAAATTCTGTAAAGATATTAGGCACATCTACATCGGCTTCGGCACATGAAACTTTTATCTGATTTACGATCTCGTCGATCATATATTCGTAGTCGTAATCGAATGCGAGTGAATTTTTTATTGGAAATCCTCCCCCGATGTTAAGGCTGTCCAGTGTTGGACATATCTTTTTCAATTTAATATAAACCGTAAGACACTTGAGCAATTCATTCCAGTAATAGGCATTATCTCGGATCCCGGTATTAATAAAAAAGTGAAGCATTTTAAGTTCAACTTTTTTATTATCCCTTATCTGTTTCTCATAGAAGGGAACTATATTCTTGTAACCTATTCCGAGCCGGGAGGTATAAAATTCGAATTTCGGCTCTTCTTCCGAAGCAATTCGTATCCCCACTCTAAAGGATCCTTTAATTCCTTCCGTGAGCAAACCGATCTCCTCGTAATTGTCTATAATAGGTACACAGTTCTTATGACCGTTATTGATCAATCTGCTAATATTGGTAATGTATTGTTCCCTCTTAAAACCATTACAAATTACATAGGTCTTATCGCTGATCTTACCTTGTTTCTTTAAATTTTCTACAATATTTATATCGAATGCAGAAGAGGTCTCAATATGAATATCGTTTGTTAGAGCTTCAGTTAGAACATGCTTAAAGTGCGAGCTTTTTGTACAGTAAGCGTAGTTATAAGTGCCATTGTAGTTGTGCTTTTCGATGGCGTTGTTAAACCAGTTTTTGGCACGTTGAATATTCTCTGAAATTTTAGGCAGGTAGG is from Constantimarinum furrinae and encodes:
- a CDS encoding type III PLP-dependent enzyme domain-containing protein gives rise to the protein MNTKYIDLISQTYDFPQEEFTLNNSSLNFHGIDLMELVNEYGAPLKFTYLPKISENIQRAKNWFNNAIEKHNYNGTYNYAYCTKSSHFKHVLTEALTNDIHIETSSAFDINIVENLKKQGKISDKTYVICNGFKREQYITNISRLINNGHKNCVPIIDNYEEIGLLTEGIKGSFRVGIRIASEEEPKFEFYTSRLGIGYKNIVPFYEKQIRDNKKVELKMLHFFINTGIRDNAYYWNELLKCLTVYIKLKKICPTLDSLNIGGGFPIKNSLAFDYDYEYMIDEIVNQIKVSCAEADVDVPNIFTEFGSFTVGESGGAIYEILYQKQQNDREKWNMINSSFITTLPDTWAISKRFIMLAVNRWNDEYERVLLGGLTCDSDDYYNSEQHMNAIYLPKFKREKPLYIGFFNTGAYQETIGGFGGLQHCLIPSPKHILIDKDKDGNISTQLFSQQQTSEQLLDILGYAN